Proteins found in one Pseudochaenichthys georgianus chromosome 13, fPseGeo1.2, whole genome shotgun sequence genomic segment:
- the LOC117456837 gene encoding TRPM8 channel-associated factor homolog has protein sequence MSNQSTQNQNEGAYLSLMKGLKELDLRGPCVPSDLLLIGDHSFPLAMNSQGQTLMAASLYGSGRIVVLGHEGYLTAFPALVENALTWLRGEGSDNLTVGVNNKVKAVADNLSKSSFQVKMVGSLGDSREFGVYVTDAYSMGADIKNLVAFMKAGGGVLIAGQAWHWAANHPKENTLLQFEGNKVSGVAGIYFSKSCGEIEYLPVYPQVPSSWMAVVNGKDFEDDLEFLLTGVSEFDLQGSAVSSEILVHGSLAFPIGTTKNGQTFLAGSYYGQGRVIVVSHEGFLGRQTLAPFWNNAIHWLDEGRQGVVGIASKHALAILSNSGLKCERTEFKEGLSVFVSVAYNDKHAKEIQEFVAEGGGLLIGGHAWYWSQTHPGQNELTHFPGNHILNTMGLSLLRGTIKGGLHKAPEPKQFIKDNYHFRHLLHRFSGHVAHGEKLSKHEEENLKWLGRDCSIFLHMDAKECSSYTQVVSSLTAIVMKSGMPQVCDSCPVKTPKDHLLLSLATEIYKVCPNPDALLPYLITDNPLMPVVYNHKIKTDVDTAAEEWISTGLYLSPGMKTYIAMPEEIVNKGWKIQIGCQTDHLNAGVVKRAPCVHVRFTITAQMMQVCNLWGGLIYLVAPPKTKVEGLEVTVQMAVPAPYYKSGVTTPADWSLLRTAPSPWAELEFENIILTVPSDVVRNLERPDELATLWDEIMRSIADLAAKPHKFPRKERFVTDVQISHGLMHAGYPIMAHKATAAQLVSTAHIRGKGLWGPIHELGHNQQRGCWEFKPNTTECTCNLWSVYVHEEVFGIKRGKAHGAMALEKRNGRAKTYAERGKKLANWSMWVALETYMQLQDKFGWDAFKKVFAAYFKISSPKDNNGKMNLYAETFSQTVGMNLSAFFKSWGWPIDAATEEKLSTLPLWSDHPMVQYG, from the exons ATGTCCAACCAGTCCACCCAAAATCAAAATGAAGGGGCCTACCTGTCCCTGATGAAAGGCTTGAAAGAGCTGGACCTTCGTGGCCCTTGTGTTCCCAGTGACTTGTTGCTGATTGGAGACCATTCCTTTCCTTTAGCAATGAACAGCCAAGGCCAGACCCTGATGGCAGCCTCTCTGTACGGCAGTGGGAGGATTGTGGTCCTCGGTCATGAGGGCTATCTGACCGCTTTTCCTGCTCTGGTAGAGAACGCTCTGACCTGGCTGAGAGGAGAAGGATCTGACAACCTCACTGTGGGGGTCAACAATAAAGTGAAGGCTGTCGCTGATAACCTCAGCAAATCCAGTTTCCAGGTCAAAATGGTTGGTTCTTTAGGTGACAGCCGGGAGTTTGGTGTCTATGTGACAGATGCCTACAGCATGGGTGCTGACATAAAGAACCTGGTGGCATTCATGAAAGCTGGAGGAGGAGTGCTGATAGCCGGTCAGGCGTGGCACTGGGCTGCAAACCATCCGAAAGAGAACACGCTGCTgcagtttgagggaaataaagtgTCTGGTGTGGCGGGGATCTACTTCTCTAAGAGTTGCGGTGAGATAGAGTATCTACCTGTCTACCCTCAGGTTCCATCGTCATGGATGGCTGTGGT AAACGGTAAGGATTTTGAGGATGACTTGGAGTTTTTACTCACGGGGGTTTCAGAGTTTGACCTCCAGGGTTCAGCAGTAAGTTCTGAGATTCTGGTCCACGGCTCGCTTGCCTTTCCTATTGGTACCACCAAGAATGGACAGACGTTCCTGGCAGGATCCTACTATGGGCAGGGACGAGTCATTGTGGTTTCACATGAAGGATTTCTGGGACGACAG ACACTGGCTCCGTTTTGGAACAATGCCATTCATTGGCTGGATGAAGGTCGGCAGGGGGTCGTTGGTATTGCATCAAAACATGCCCTCGCTATTCTCAGCAATTCAGGGTTAAagtgtgagaggacagagttcAAGGAAGGTCTGAGTGTTTTTGTGAGCGTAGCCTACAACGATAAACATGCGAAGGAAATCCAAGAGTTTGTGGCAGAGGGAGGAGGCCTGCTGATTGGTGGACATGCCTGGTACTGGTCACAGACACACCCTGGGCAAAACGAACTAACACATTTCCCAG GTAACCATATCCTGAACACAATGGGCTTGAGTCTGTTGAGAGGAACAATCAAAGGAGGTTTACACAAGGCCCCTGAGCCTAAACAGTTCATCAAAGACAACTACCACTTCCGCCACCTTCTCCACCGCTTCTCTGGCCATGTAGCCCATGGGGAGAAACTAAGCAAACATGAGGAGGAAAACCTCAAATGGCTGGGCAGAGACTGCTCCATCTTCTTGCACATGGATGCCAAGGAATGCTCCTCCTATACACAAGTGGTGTCCTCCCTCACTGCCATTGTGATGAAGTCAGGCATGCCTCAG GTGTGTGACAGCTGCCCTGTGAAGACTCCCAAAGACCACCTGCTCCTCAGTTTGGCGACAGAGATTTATAAGGTCTGCCCAAACCCTGATGCTCTCCTGCCGTACCTCATCACGGATAACCCCTTGATGCCGGTTGTCTATAACCACAAAATCAAGACTGATGTTGACACAGCAG CCGAGGAGTGGATCAGTACAGGTCTCTATCTCTCTCCTGGTATGAAGACCTACATTGCCATGCCTGAAGAGATTGTCAACAAGGGCTGGAAG ATCCAGATAGGTTGTCAAACAGACCACCTAAATGCTGGAGTGGTAAAGAGAGCACCGTGTGTTCATGTGCGGTTTACTATAACCGCACAAATGATGCAGGTGTGCAACCTGTGGGGGGGGCTCATCTACCTTGTGGCTCCTCCCAAAACAAAAGTGGAGGGCCTAGAGGTCACCGTGCAGATGGCTGTACCTGCGCCATATTATAAATCAG GCGTGACCACACCAGCTGATTGGTCGTTGCTGCGCACAGCTCCGTCACCCTGGGCAGAGTTGGAGTTTGAAAACATCATCCTAACCGTACCATCAGATGTTGTTCGCAATCTGGAGCGCCCTGATGAGCTGGCAACGCTGTGGGATGAGATCATGAGGAGCATCGCTGATCTGGCGGCCAAACCACACAAATTTCCTCGCAAAGAACGCTTTGTGACAGATGTGCAGATTTCCCATG GTTTGATGCATGCAGGTTATCCTATCATGGCACACAAGGCTACAGCAGCTCAGCTGGTCAGCACTGCCCATATTAGGGGGAAAGGCCTGTGGGGGCCCATCCATGAACTGGGACACAACCAACAGAGAGGCTGCTGGGAATTCAAACCAAACACCACAGAGTGCACATGCAACCTGTGGTCAGTGTATGTGCATGAAGAGGTGTTCGGGATCAAAAGGGGAAAG GCTCATGGAGCTATGGCTTTAGAAAAACGAAACGGACGGGCAAAGACTTACGCTGAGAGGGGCAAGAAACTCGCCAACTGGAGCATGTGGGTGGCCCTGGAGACATACATGCAG CTCCAAGATAAGTTTGGCTGGGATGCCTTTAAGAAAGTGTTTGCTGCCTACTTCAAGATCAGCTCTCCAAAGGACAACAATGGAAAGATGAACCTGTATGCTGAAACCTTCTCCCAGACTGTGGGGATGAACCTGTCTGCGTTCTTTAAGTCCTGGGGCTGGCCCATCGACGCAGCCACTGAGGAGAAACTCAGCACCCTGCCTCTCTGGAGCGACCACCCCATGGTCCAGTATGGCTGA